A single Tuberibacillus sp. Marseille-P3662 DNA region contains:
- a CDS encoding amidohydrolase family protein — MSNKNQGIIDTDIHERILYQELIKYLDEPWKRYIQDCHWIQEKHMPYTQPSVAGVDRADAKVPDGRPAGADLSFMQEQLLDDIGHEYGILTGALDPSPSSMHGWYEMATALATAYNNWQIENWLDKDERLYGSVHLNAEDVAGAVREIERVGSHPKMVQILLPIDDKMWGDPYYHPIFAAAEKQNLMIGMHHNEPPIYYGKWPRYFIEWHALLPTAHMKMITNMILNGVFEKFPNLKLMMIEGGFTFAPHLMWKLDQQYNDLRHEVPWVKRKPSRIMQEHIRFCTQPSEELDKKTFMSVLDQMGSDEMVCFATDYPHWDFDSPYRALPNMDDDLSKKIFSENARNFYPKLK; from the coding sequence TTGAGTAATAAAAATCAAGGCATTATCGATACGGATATTCATGAACGTATTCTCTATCAAGAATTGATCAAATATTTAGATGAACCGTGGAAAAGATATATTCAGGACTGTCACTGGATTCAAGAAAAGCATATGCCGTACACACAACCGTCAGTTGCAGGTGTGGATCGTGCGGATGCCAAGGTGCCTGATGGCAGACCGGCGGGAGCCGATTTGTCATTCATGCAAGAACAATTGCTTGATGATATTGGTCATGAATACGGGATTTTAACGGGGGCCTTGGATCCGTCGCCGTCATCCATGCATGGCTGGTATGAAATGGCGACCGCCTTAGCAACAGCTTATAACAACTGGCAAATCGAGAACTGGCTTGATAAAGATGAACGCCTATATGGATCTGTTCACCTTAATGCTGAAGATGTAGCTGGTGCGGTTCGTGAAATCGAGAGAGTCGGTTCACATCCAAAAATGGTGCAAATCCTGCTTCCGATCGATGACAAGATGTGGGGCGATCCCTACTATCATCCAATTTTTGCAGCTGCGGAAAAGCAAAACCTTATGATTGGTATGCATCATAATGAACCTCCTATTTATTATGGTAAATGGCCAAGATACTTTATTGAGTGGCATGCTCTACTTCCGACAGCTCACATGAAGATGATTACAAACATGATTTTAAATGGTGTATTTGAAAAATTCCCTAACTTAAAACTCATGATGATTGAAGGCGGCTTTACGTTTGCACCCCACTTAATGTGGAAACTTGATCAACAATACAATGATCTTCGTCATGAAGTGCCTTGGGTCAAACGGAAGCCAAGTCGGATCATGCAAGAGCATATTCGGTTTTGTACACAACCGTCAGAAGAATTAGATAAAAAGACGTTTATGTCCGTCCTTGATCAGATGGGTTCGGATGAAATGGTTTGCTTCGCTACAGATTATCCGCACTGGGATTTCGATTCCCCTTATCGTGCGCTACCAAATATGGATGATGATTTGAGCAAAAAAATATTTTCAGAGAATGCGAGAAATTTTTATCCTAAGTTGAAATAA
- a CDS encoding LuxR C-terminal-related transcriptional regulator: MNVSLQHNMKEALDRGFQLVKQCKTTIRQEWDQILNHLHQRQEQHAKALETAIHFFTHSLFTYEHNNVEALFHDIKTARNHFNQPIPPKHAIFIITLLENAAHKAIKSKISNSYQDHQAIQYLFSQLSELMLTGPVSEQLNVNAFLRNLVASGQLPVEWIARVKNTNYGFSVKKVIGGESEDPSDVLEGMTSTTLFQLSERLFQQIPPYDRKNKEMLSLPWEEEIWFFCTNEAHSKYLLPMITFSLHYLHVGQNAVAFFEQQQQWKDAVILFNEWVMRSENFNEAIQNITSGFVHYLPFERCALFSYSNTEHSGFGLYGHHFNSEAIQNIKEDIENIPIIQRGLNRLEPLEENLKSLQPLYTFEGAHGFPEEYVEQFQLGSVIVAPIYVPSASKLIGAAILDQGPDKHFKVSHDTLTALTKFGQSAGELLEKFHRTDILQPAKSPSLSPRDIDILKLMADGASTSGAAAELNLSEYTVRDYISDIINKMNAKNRTEAVAKAIRNRLI, encoded by the coding sequence ATGAACGTTTCGTTACAACATAACATGAAAGAGGCGCTCGATCGTGGCTTCCAGCTTGTTAAGCAATGCAAAACAACGATTCGCCAAGAATGGGATCAGATATTAAACCACCTGCATCAACGTCAAGAACAACATGCTAAGGCATTAGAGACGGCTATTCACTTTTTTACACACTCTTTATTCACCTATGAACATAACAATGTAGAAGCGTTATTCCATGATATAAAAACGGCAAGGAACCATTTTAATCAACCTATTCCTCCAAAACATGCCATTTTTATCATAACTTTATTAGAGAATGCTGCTCATAAAGCCATTAAGTCCAAAATTAGCAATTCATACCAGGATCACCAAGCCATCCAATATTTATTTTCCCAACTAAGTGAATTAATGCTTACAGGGCCTGTTAGTGAACAACTCAATGTTAATGCATTCTTAAGGAACCTTGTTGCTTCCGGGCAACTACCGGTCGAGTGGATAGCTAGAGTGAAAAATACAAATTATGGTTTTTCAGTTAAAAAGGTTATTGGGGGCGAATCTGAAGATCCATCAGACGTACTTGAGGGTATGACATCAACGACCCTTTTTCAATTATCGGAAAGACTGTTTCAGCAGATCCCTCCCTATGACCGCAAAAATAAGGAGATGTTGTCCTTACCATGGGAAGAAGAAATATGGTTTTTTTGCACCAATGAAGCTCATTCTAAATATTTGCTCCCAATGATTACCTTCTCACTTCATTATCTTCACGTGGGTCAAAATGCTGTGGCATTTTTCGAACAACAGCAACAATGGAAAGATGCTGTCATCCTATTTAATGAATGGGTGATGCGTTCCGAAAATTTTAATGAAGCCATTCAGAACATTACCTCCGGCTTCGTACATTATTTACCGTTTGAGCGTTGTGCCCTCTTTTCTTATTCGAATACCGAGCATAGCGGTTTTGGATTATACGGTCATCATTTTAATTCGGAAGCTATACAAAATATTAAAGAAGATATTGAAAATATTCCGATCATCCAGAGAGGTTTGAATCGACTTGAACCCCTTGAAGAAAACCTGAAAAGTTTACAACCATTGTACACTTTTGAAGGAGCACATGGTTTTCCAGAGGAATATGTCGAACAGTTTCAATTAGGTTCTGTCATTGTTGCACCAATCTATGTACCATCAGCAAGCAAACTCATTGGAGCAGCCATTTTGGATCAAGGTCCTGACAAACATTTTAAAGTTTCACATGATACGCTGACAGCCCTGACCAAATTCGGTCAAAGTGCTGGAGAACTTTTGGAAAAATTCCATCGTACAGACATCCTGCAACCTGCCAAAAGTCCCTCCTTGTCACCAAGAGATATCGACATATTAAAACTCATGGCTGATGGTGCATCAACAAGTGGCGCCGCTGCCGAGCTCAATTTAAGCGAATATACTGTCCGTGATTATATATCAGACATTATTAATAAAATGAATGCCAAAAATCGGACAGAAGCCGTTGCAAAAGCGATTAGAAATCGCTTGATTTGA
- the betB gene encoding betaine-aldehyde dehydrogenase: MTLKQGLMFINGEWVESTSQKTRTIINPYNQASIAEVAEGIESDAEAAIKAARTAFDSGEWRTTPANERGRILFNIAAFIERDKEELARLETLDTGKTLIESREDMDTIAGVFQYYAGLADKEGGEIIASPIANASSKVIREPVGVCAQITPWNYPLLQAAWKIAPALAAGNTIVIKPSEITPLTTIKVTELIEEAGPPKGVYNLVLGPGASVGQTLADHPQVDLISFTGGIDTGKKLMKSAANHVKNIALELGGKNPNIVFADADLETAVDQALNAVFLHAGQVCSAGARLLVEDSIHDWFVEQLTERVKRIKLGDGFHEETQSGPLISSEHRTKVERYVEIGKQEGAKLVIGGQRPDHPDLQDGFFYEPTIFTECRTDMQIVQEEVFGPVLTVERFHSEKEAIDLANDSIYGLAGAVWTTDLKKAERVASGCRMGTVWINDFHPYFAQAPWGGYKQSGIGRELGKTGLEEYTEVKHIYQNTQPEPIHWFK, encoded by the coding sequence ATGACTTTGAAACAAGGACTCATGTTCATTAATGGTGAATGGGTTGAATCCACTAGCCAAAAGACACGAACGATCATTAACCCGTACAATCAAGCAAGCATCGCTGAGGTCGCAGAAGGGATTGAGTCTGATGCTGAAGCAGCGATAAAGGCGGCTCGTACAGCTTTTGATTCTGGGGAATGGCGAACAACACCAGCGAACGAGCGTGGCCGGATTTTATTTAATATTGCTGCCTTCATTGAGCGTGATAAAGAAGAACTAGCACGGCTTGAAACGTTAGATACGGGAAAAACATTAATTGAAAGTCGCGAGGATATGGACACCATTGCCGGTGTATTCCAATATTATGCGGGGCTTGCTGATAAGGAAGGTGGCGAAATCATTGCTTCACCAATAGCTAACGCCTCCAGCAAAGTCATCCGTGAACCCGTCGGCGTCTGCGCGCAAATTACACCATGGAATTATCCATTATTGCAAGCAGCGTGGAAAATCGCCCCAGCCTTGGCAGCTGGAAATACGATTGTCATCAAACCAAGTGAAATCACACCGCTTACGACCATCAAGGTCACTGAATTAATTGAAGAGGCGGGTCCACCAAAGGGTGTTTATAATCTTGTGTTAGGTCCAGGTGCAAGTGTCGGCCAAACTTTAGCCGATCATCCTCAAGTCGATCTTATATCGTTTACCGGCGGCATTGATACCGGTAAAAAGCTGATGAAATCAGCGGCTAATCATGTCAAAAACATTGCCTTAGAACTTGGGGGTAAAAATCCGAATATCGTATTCGCCGATGCTGACTTAGAAACAGCTGTCGATCAGGCCCTTAATGCCGTGTTTTTACATGCCGGCCAGGTTTGCTCGGCTGGTGCCCGTCTTTTGGTGGAAGACAGCATTCATGATTGGTTTGTTGAACAACTCACTGAACGTGTGAAACGGATTAAATTGGGTGATGGTTTTCATGAAGAAACGCAATCCGGACCGTTAATTTCTTCTGAACACCGAACCAAGGTTGAAAGATATGTTGAGATTGGAAAGCAAGAAGGTGCCAAATTAGTGATAGGCGGTCAACGTCCAGATCATCCTGATTTGCAAGATGGATTCTTTTATGAACCTACCATTTTTACCGAATGTCGCACTGATATGCAAATTGTTCAAGAAGAGGTCTTTGGACCGGTTTTAACTGTGGAACGTTTCCACTCTGAGAAAGAAGCTATTGATCTAGCCAATGACTCCATCTATGGTTTGGCAGGTGCCGTATGGACCACAGACCTTAAAAAAGCGGAACGAGTCGCTTCGGGGTGCCGCATGGGAACTGTGTGGATCAACGATTTTCACCCTTACTTCGCTCAAGCACCATGGGGCGGTTACAAACAATCTGGGATCGGGCGTGAATTAGGTAAAACCGGATTAGAAGAATATACAGAAGTAAAGCATATTTATCAGAACACCCAACCTGAACCTATTCACTGGTTTAAATAA
- a CDS encoding DUF6230 family protein, with product MKSDKMVGRTVKKKFLVALLSGFLMLGGLVGAFGATGTALAMPLGGMGDFYVQFDKLEGKGFKFFPKVGETGESDAAPMVRNKINQATINGLHIYKDVKLPGGKWIRVNITASKPVKINGLIQDARFIDANLKFNDLAIKEQNTNDYKKNWTQDANQVTITDAKIVTDYLFQSMVNLQGAKIYIEDIKGPDKTSSK from the coding sequence ATGAAATCTGATAAGATGGTTGGACGGACGGTGAAAAAGAAGTTTTTAGTGGCACTGTTGAGTGGATTCCTGATGCTAGGAGGACTTGTTGGTGCATTCGGTGCAACAGGAACAGCGTTAGCCATGCCGCTTGGGGGAATGGGAGATTTTTATGTCCAGTTTGACAAACTTGAGGGCAAGGGATTCAAATTCTTTCCTAAGGTTGGTGAAACGGGCGAATCAGATGCGGCTCCGATGGTTCGGAATAAAATTAATCAAGCAACAATCAATGGGCTTCATATTTATAAAGACGTCAAGCTTCCAGGAGGCAAATGGATCCGAGTCAATATCACGGCTTCTAAGCCTGTTAAAATTAATGGTTTAATCCAAGATGCCCGTTTTATCGACGCTAACTTAAAGTTTAACGATTTGGCCATTAAGGAGCAAAACACAAATGATTATAAGAAGAATTGGACTCAGGATGCCAACCAAGTGACCATTACCGATGCCAAAATTGTCACCGATTATTTATTCCAGAGTATGGTAAACCTCCAAGGTGCAAAGATTTACATTGAAGATATCAAAGGCCCTGATAAAACATCCAGTAAGTAA
- a CDS encoding trimeric intracellular cation channel family protein yields MTWEILNIIGTIAFAISGAIIAMEEDYDILGVFVLGFTTAFGGSTIRNLLIGIPVEDIWTQGELFVVIFVVLTIVFLLPKQWIQYWKQWGIFFDALGLASFSIQGALHAVGIDAPLSAVLVASTLTGSGGGMLRDVFAGRKPMIFRAEIYALWATLAGLVVGFGWINGPLAIAMLYVFIVGLRMLSVFFKWRLPRHSLTGSSDSR; encoded by the coding sequence TTGACATGGGAAATACTAAACATCATCGGTACCATTGCTTTCGCGATTAGTGGTGCCATTATCGCAATGGAAGAAGATTATGATATATTAGGTGTTTTTGTCTTAGGGTTTACGACAGCATTCGGTGGTAGTACAATCCGTAATTTATTAATCGGTATACCTGTTGAAGACATTTGGACACAAGGGGAATTATTTGTTGTTATCTTTGTTGTACTTACAATCGTTTTTTTACTGCCAAAGCAATGGATTCAATATTGGAAACAATGGGGCATTTTTTTTGATGCGCTAGGTTTAGCTTCATTTTCCATTCAAGGGGCGCTTCATGCCGTTGGAATCGATGCCCCATTAAGTGCTGTACTCGTTGCATCGACTTTGACCGGATCTGGCGGGGGTATGTTACGCGATGTTTTTGCAGGTCGAAAGCCTATGATTTTTCGTGCAGAAATATATGCACTGTGGGCGACACTCGCGGGTCTTGTGGTTGGTTTTGGTTGGATCAATGGACCTTTGGCAATAGCCATGCTTTATGTCTTCATCGTTGGATTACGAATGTTATCAGTGTTCTTTAAATGGAGACTGCCGCGGCATTCTCTAACTGGATCATCAGACTCTCGCTGA
- a CDS encoding NAD(P)/FAD-dependent oxidoreductase, with protein sequence MQPEKHVHDTIIIGGGTTGLFTAFYGGMRGMDIRLIESLPELGGQLAALYPEKNIYDVAGFPEIRAKDLVERLKEQALAFDPYITLNAAVSDVEKLDEQLFKVTTNQAVYYAKTVIITGGVGAFEPRRLQLDNAEQFEESSLFYAIQDIYTFANKKVVISGGGDSAIDWALALEPLAKEVSLVHRREAFRAHEQSIKQLHESTVKIKTPYMVKQINGESRDIKEIMIGDKNGTLEEAIDADALVVSHGFKSNLGPIKDWGLELDKRSIVVNECMETNIKGIYAAGDITTHKGKVKLIASGFGEAPTAISHAKTYIDPKSRTQPMHSTSLFG encoded by the coding sequence GTGCAACCAGAAAAACACGTACACGACACGATTATTATCGGCGGCGGTACTACAGGGTTGTTTACTGCTTTCTACGGCGGCATGCGGGGCATGGATATCCGGCTGATTGAGAGCCTGCCCGAATTGGGTGGACAGTTGGCCGCCTTATACCCGGAAAAGAATATCTATGATGTCGCTGGTTTTCCGGAAATTAGAGCCAAAGATCTTGTGGAGAGACTGAAGGAGCAGGCATTGGCTTTTGATCCCTATATAACGCTAAACGCAGCGGTTTCTGATGTAGAAAAACTTGATGAACAATTGTTTAAAGTAACAACCAATCAAGCTGTCTACTATGCGAAAACAGTCATCATTACTGGAGGCGTCGGCGCTTTTGAACCACGGCGGCTACAGCTTGACAACGCTGAACAATTTGAAGAATCAAGCCTGTTCTATGCCATTCAAGATATTTATACCTTTGCGAACAAAAAAGTCGTCATATCCGGAGGTGGGGATTCAGCCATTGACTGGGCGTTAGCGCTTGAACCATTGGCTAAAGAAGTGTCTTTGGTTCACAGACGAGAAGCCTTCCGCGCCCATGAACAAAGCATTAAGCAATTGCATGAATCAACCGTCAAAATAAAGACCCCTTATATGGTCAAACAGATTAACGGTGAAAGCCGTGACATAAAAGAGATCATGATTGGTGACAAAAATGGGACGCTGGAAGAAGCGATCGACGCTGACGCCCTTGTTGTCAGTCACGGTTTTAAATCAAATCTTGGTCCTATAAAGGATTGGGGATTGGAGCTGGATAAGCGATCGATTGTCGTCAATGAATGCATGGAGACCAATATCAAAGGGATTTACGCTGCGGGTGACATTACGACCCATAAAGGTAAGGTCAAGCTGATTGCTTCAGGCTTTGGTGAAGCCCCTACAGCCATTAGCCATGCCAAAACATATATTGATCCGAAGTCAAGAACGCAGCCTATGCATAGCACCAGCCTTTTCGGATAA
- a CDS encoding YidH family protein, whose product MEKIKEDNNQLPYAQQHLANERTYLAWIRTAIAIIGIGLLTLHYFFDNLNDPFANVLTMFIGISIGLFGICMIMIATSSYIKKKKQIESQSFYSSQIPIYLVSLMMVIIGIFTIVYFTFLTL is encoded by the coding sequence ATGGAAAAAATCAAAGAAGATAATAACCAACTTCCATATGCACAGCAGCATCTTGCCAACGAGCGGACATACTTAGCTTGGATCCGTACCGCCATTGCTATCATTGGTATTGGTTTACTCACATTACATTATTTTTTTGATAACTTAAATGACCCCTTCGCCAACGTTTTGACTATGTTCATCGGTATCTCTATAGGCTTATTTGGCATTTGCATGATCATGATCGCTACATCAAGTTACATTAAAAAGAAAAAACAAATTGAAAGTCAAAGCTTTTATTCTTCTCAAATTCCTATATATCTCGTATCCCTAATGATGGTTATAATCGGTATTTTTACCATTGTCTATTTTACTTTTTTGACGCTATAA
- a CDS encoding nitroreductase family protein, which translates to MTHKLANDVTDIREPQYNIDDIFYNRWSPRSFSEEEVPNDVLLSLFEAARWAPSAANFQPWHFIIARAQEDREKFYPFIFDGNRDWCERAPVLAVILSKTTTDNGHNRSHAFDTGAAWAHLALQAFNKGLITHAMGGFNPDKAREVLNIPDDYDIQCVVAIGYRGEKALLSEKDQNREKPSFRHSIDEFLFEGDFQQGLK; encoded by the coding sequence ATGACGCACAAACTTGCTAATGATGTTACCGATATACGGGAACCTCAATATAACATCGACGATATTTTCTATAACCGGTGGTCGCCGAGATCTTTCTCAGAAGAAGAAGTACCTAATGACGTGCTGCTCAGTTTATTCGAAGCTGCACGATGGGCACCCTCTGCTGCCAATTTTCAACCTTGGCACTTTATTATTGCACGAGCTCAAGAGGATCGGGAAAAATTTTATCCATTCATTTTTGATGGTAATCGCGATTGGTGTGAAAGAGCACCTGTCTTAGCTGTCATTCTTTCAAAAACGACGACGGATAATGGACACAACCGGTCACATGCCTTTGATACTGGCGCTGCTTGGGCCCATCTTGCTTTACAAGCTTTTAATAAAGGATTGATTACACACGCTATGGGTGGTTTTAATCCGGACAAAGCACGGGAAGTCCTCAACATCCCTGATGACTACGATATCCAATGTGTTGTCGCCATCGGCTACCGCGGTGAAAAAGCATTACTATCCGAGAAAGATCAGAATCGTGAAAAACCGTCTTTCCGCCACTCGATAGATGAATTTCTATTCGAAGGTGACTTTCAGCAAGGATTGAAATAA
- a CDS encoding Rieske (2Fe-2S) protein, giving the protein MKQQVICHQDDIKPGDMKEAELGRIPIVVCRTLDGEFYAFTNNCIHQGAPLAKGKICGAPQADNPGEYRYCQEGEILRCPWHGREFNIKDEGRMLANPERKLPSFNVTIEDEHVVVYK; this is encoded by the coding sequence ATGAAACAACAAGTCATATGCCATCAAGATGACATCAAACCAGGTGACATGAAGGAAGCTGAACTTGGTAGAATCCCGATTGTCGTTTGCCGGACGCTCGACGGTGAGTTTTATGCGTTCACAAATAACTGTATCCACCAAGGTGCTCCATTAGCTAAGGGTAAAATATGCGGTGCACCACAAGCGGATAACCCTGGTGAATACCGCTATTGCCAAGAAGGTGAAATCCTTCGCTGTCCCTGGCATGGACGTGAGTTCAATATAAAAGACGAAGGACGCATGTTAGCGAATCCAGAACGCAAACTACCAAGTTTCAACGTAACCATTGAAGATGAACATGTCGTTGTTTATAAATAG
- a CDS encoding YesL family protein → MFQSGLASGVYRICNWIMRLAIVNLLWMGFTFLGLILFGFAPATTALFAVIRKWVMGHDDVPIFKTFWSNYRSEFVRANILGLIFLIVGYILYVDFRFSEDFEGALQPVLLVGIMLVGIVYLLTLMYLFPVLVHFDLKSIKQYIKNALLIGISQLPSTLLMISGALLTYMIFRMVPGMLVFFCASLLALFTYWSAHRAFENIEAKLGQAEVSYNSQSTESKHDI, encoded by the coding sequence ATGTTCCAAAGCGGGTTGGCATCGGGGGTTTATAGGATCTGTAATTGGATCATGAGGCTAGCCATCGTTAATTTACTGTGGATGGGCTTTACGTTTTTGGGCTTGATATTATTTGGCTTTGCCCCGGCAACGACAGCACTGTTTGCCGTTATTAGAAAGTGGGTTATGGGTCATGATGATGTGCCAATATTTAAAACATTTTGGTCAAATTATCGCTCTGAATTTGTAAGGGCTAACATTTTGGGACTCATTTTCTTGATTGTGGGTTACATTTTATATGTTGATTTTCGTTTTTCGGAAGATTTTGAAGGCGCTTTACAACCTGTGTTATTGGTCGGTATTATGCTTGTAGGCATTGTGTACCTATTAACATTAATGTATCTGTTCCCAGTTTTGGTCCACTTTGACCTTAAGTCCATTAAGCAGTACATCAAGAATGCCCTACTCATCGGGATATCGCAATTACCGTCAACGCTTCTTATGATTAGCGGTGCGCTTTTAACGTATATGATTTTTCGAATGGTTCCGGGGATGTTGGTTTTTTTCTGTGCGAGTTTACTAGCATTATTTACTTATTGGAGCGCTCACAGGGCGTTTGAGAACATTGAAGCTAAATTGGGTCAGGCTGAGGTATCTTATAACAGTCAATCCACCGAAAGCAAGCATGATATATGA
- a CDS encoding YjcZ family sporulation protein, protein MSYEGGYGGGAGFALIVVLFILLIIVGTSYVW, encoded by the coding sequence ATGAGTTATGAAGGTGGTTATGGCGGCGGCGCAGGATTTGCCTTAATCGTCGTTTTGTTTATTCTCTTGATTATCGTTGGTACGTCTTATGTTTGGTAA
- a CDS encoding aldose epimerase family protein: protein MEITQGTFGEMDGQKVGFYTLKNDNGMEMTCINYGCIITEILVPDRKGKFENVVLGFDNLDDYREHSSFFGAIIGRVAGRIKNAEFQLDGHSYELSKNENNNHIHGGPNGFSQVLWDVKTVDYEDAVGIEFSYMSPDGDEGYPGTLEMTVTYRLNNDNELSIIYDGLSDEKTLLNPTNHSYFNLSGNLKRDVLDHVLTMDSDKWIELNEELLPTGRLLDVKDTAFDFQHGRKIRDGVQSTHSQNQLVGQGYDHPFLLSDPVISLTDEKSGRQLEVWTDQPVVVCYSGNQLDGDFAIRGVPVKKHLGICLETQTPPDSIHHSNFQSAILDKGERYQSKTKYKFT from the coding sequence ATGGAGATTACGCAAGGAACTTTCGGTGAAATGGATGGACAAAAGGTTGGCTTTTATACGTTAAAAAATGACAACGGTATGGAAATGACATGTATTAACTATGGATGTATTATTACTGAAATTTTAGTTCCTGATCGTAAGGGCAAGTTTGAAAACGTTGTATTAGGATTTGATAACTTAGACGATTATCGTGAGCATTCATCGTTCTTTGGGGCGATTATCGGCCGTGTGGCTGGCCGGATCAAAAACGCTGAATTCCAATTAGATGGTCATTCCTATGAACTGTCGAAAAATGAAAACAACAATCATATACACGGGGGCCCTAATGGTTTTAGCCAAGTCCTCTGGGATGTTAAGACTGTGGATTATGAAGACGCAGTTGGTATTGAATTTTCCTACATGAGTCCAGACGGCGATGAGGGTTATCCTGGCACCTTGGAGATGACAGTCACTTATCGATTAAATAACGATAATGAGCTTTCTATTATCTATGATGGTCTATCAGATGAAAAAACATTACTTAATCCAACGAATCATTCATATTTTAATTTGAGCGGTAACTTGAAGCGGGATGTCCTCGATCACGTTTTAACCATGGATAGTGATAAATGGATTGAATTAAATGAGGAGCTGCTTCCGACTGGGCGGTTGCTCGATGTTAAAGATACAGCTTTCGACTTTCAACATGGCAGAAAGATTCGAGATGGTGTCCAGTCAACCCATTCACAGAATCAGCTAGTGGGTCAAGGTTATGATCATCCTTTTCTACTAAGTGATCCGGTGATCTCACTAACAGATGAAAAGAGTGGTCGGCAGCTTGAGGTCTGGACAGATCAACCGGTTGTCGTATGCTATTCAGGCAATCAATTAGACGGTGATTTTGCAATCAGGGGAGTACCCGTGAAAAAACATTTAGGCATATGTTTGGAAACCCAAACGCCGCCTGATTCAATCCATCACTCGAACTTTCAATCAGCGATCCTTGATAAAGGGGAAAGGTACCAATCAAAAACAAAATATAAATTCACATGA
- a CDS encoding DUF6114 domain-containing protein translates to MRNKEVKAKQAQHKLQKKQAALADAGPFKLWRNDRPFWGATITILAALLILYIPLQLYAIAFIPGSFAFIGLMFGGLMLILGVLAFFYPQFSTVFGIMTIFLSVLSIMGALGGFVIGTILGIIGGSFCIGWQKEAVKGDEPEQETSDYRNAGDIKSADVS, encoded by the coding sequence ATGAGAAATAAGGAAGTCAAAGCAAAACAAGCGCAGCATAAACTACAAAAGAAACAAGCGGCCCTGGCCGATGCGGGACCATTCAAATTATGGCGTAATGACCGACCTTTTTGGGGGGCTACTATAACGATTCTTGCTGCATTATTGATTTTATATATACCATTACAATTGTACGCGATTGCCTTCATACCTGGAAGTTTTGCCTTTATCGGTCTTATGTTTGGCGGACTTATGCTCATACTAGGGGTGCTTGCTTTTTTTTACCCTCAATTTTCAACCGTTTTTGGTATTATGACCATTTTCCTTTCTGTACTCTCGATCATGGGAGCACTTGGTGGGTTTGTCATTGGAACCATTCTTGGTATTATTGGCGGTTCTTTTTGTATTGGGTGGCAGAAGGAGGCAGTTAAGGGTGATGAACCTGAGCAAGAAACATCCGATTACAGAAATGCCGGTGACATAAAGTCGGCCGATGTATCCTAA